The following are encoded in a window of Lichenicola cladoniae genomic DNA:
- a CDS encoding FMN-dependent NADH-azoreductase — MPTLLNIQSSPRGNNSISRTLSDDFVTAWRVKHSGGRVILRDLADNTIPYVGVPWIAGIFLPADERSPEMRQALDISDELIAELFAADEILIGTPMYNFTVPANLKAWIDLVVRPRTTHSGPPERRGLVTGKTCKIIIASGGAYDEGLPAAASDYESGYLRRILGFIGVTDVEIILAGGTAAVSFGSTTVEEFVAKYRPAVLAAVG, encoded by the coding sequence ATGCCTACGCTTCTCAACATCCAATCGAGCCCACGTGGCAACAACTCCATCTCGCGTACGCTCAGCGACGACTTTGTCACAGCCTGGCGGGTGAAGCACTCCGGCGGAAGGGTCATCCTGCGGGATCTGGCAGACAACACTATTCCCTATGTCGGCGTCCCGTGGATTGCGGGGATATTCCTCCCTGCCGACGAGCGGTCGCCGGAAATGCGACAGGCCCTGGACATCTCCGACGAACTGATCGCCGAACTCTTCGCCGCCGACGAGATCCTCATCGGAACGCCCATGTACAATTTTACCGTCCCGGCCAATCTGAAGGCTTGGATCGACCTCGTCGTTCGCCCCCGCACGACACACTCCGGTCCTCCCGAACGCAGAGGTCTGGTCACCGGTAAAACATGCAAGATCATCATCGCCTCAGGGGGCGCCTACGACGAAGGCTTGCCTGCTGCCGCATCCGACTACGAGTCTGGCTACCTCAGACGGATCCTCGGCTTCATCGGTGTGACGGACGTCGAAATCATTCTTGCTGGCGGTACTGCCGCAGTCTCCTTCGGTTCGACTACGGTTGAAGAATTCGTGGCAAAGTATCGCCCTGCCGTCCTCGCAGCGGTCGGCTGA
- a CDS encoding MarR family winged helix-turn-helix transcriptional regulator has product MVKILPNIAQSLMAASRAHTAAVIARLALRGYDDFPFASASLLWLLDEGGTRSTALAQRAGVTKQAMSQLVRLMERQGYLEQVPDSTDTRAKVVRMTERGEAVKTACVEVREELNRKVAGALGMSQAVRLEADLDTATGLFGEVRSTGQR; this is encoded by the coding sequence ATGGTTAAAATTCTCCCTAACATCGCCCAGAGCCTGATGGCGGCATCCCGGGCGCATACGGCTGCCGTCATCGCCCGACTGGCACTACGTGGATACGATGACTTTCCATTCGCGTCGGCGAGCCTGCTGTGGCTGCTGGATGAAGGCGGGACGCGGTCGACGGCGCTTGCGCAGCGGGCAGGCGTGACCAAGCAAGCGATGAGCCAGCTGGTGCGACTGATGGAGCGGCAGGGGTACTTGGAGCAGGTACCGGACTCGACCGATACGCGGGCGAAGGTGGTGCGGATGACCGAACGTGGCGAGGCCGTTAAGACTGCGTGCGTCGAGGTCCGGGAGGAGTTGAACCGAAAGGTGGCAGGGGCTCTGGGAATGAGCCAGGCAGTACGGCTAGAAGCGGATCTGGATACTGCCACTGGCTTGTTCGGAGAAGTTCGCAGCACCGGCCAAAGATAA
- a CDS encoding CoA pyrophosphatase has translation MALPRNADTRTEIWLRSRLSRLQPAQPSTWPADADARAAAVLVPIVLAPEPFVLLTRRSALLRSHPGQVSFPGGRPERADTDAVATALREACEEIGLDPMLAEIMGRLPNYDTVSSQFTIVPIVALLSPHATWSASEDEVAAIFGLTLDLLIDPEAPRLSEDGPRRGSWSWPHPEHDVWGATAGILVALATVLRG, from the coding sequence ATGGCATTACCGCGCAACGCGGACACCCGTACCGAAATCTGGCTTCGTTCCAGGCTGAGCCGGTTGCAGCCTGCGCAGCCGTCGACCTGGCCGGCCGACGCCGATGCACGGGCCGCGGCGGTCCTGGTCCCGATCGTGCTGGCTCCCGAGCCGTTCGTGCTGCTGACTAGGCGTTCGGCACTGCTGCGCAGCCATCCTGGGCAGGTGAGCTTTCCCGGTGGCCGTCCGGAGCGTGCGGACACAGATGCGGTCGCCACGGCGCTTCGCGAGGCGTGCGAGGAAATCGGTCTGGACCCGATGCTGGCCGAGATCATGGGCCGGCTGCCGAACTACGACACGGTATCGAGCCAGTTCACCATCGTGCCGATCGTGGCGCTGCTGTCGCCGCACGCGACCTGGAGCGCGTCGGAAGACGAGGTTGCCGCGATATTCGGGCTGACGCTCGACTTGCTGATCGATCCGGAGGCACCCCGGTTGAGCGAGGACGGGCCACGGCGTGGCTCGTGGAGCTGGCCGCATCCCGAGCACGATGTCTGGGGAGCCACCGCGGGCATCCTGGTAGCGCTTGCGACAGTGCTGAGAGGCTAA
- a CDS encoding family 1 glycosylhydrolase: MLDVLEPFHRITGVSPPREAQPRFMFATGIENSAPKTGGGRTRRDQLAECGHYDRWREDFALVRDIGCTYLRYGPQFHLTMLGAGHYDWSFADEAFAALNRQGTVPIVDLCHFGLPDWLGDFQNPEFPELFAQYAMAFACRFPWVQLYTPVNEMFITAVFSAKYGWWNEEAKDDRSYVTAIKNIVRANVLAMRAILKVRPDALFIQSESTEHFHAECPDAMHHAEFRNAERFLTLDLNYGHRVDSAMYEFLLDNGMTRDEYHFFLSQNLRRHCIMGNDWYATNEHLIHANGQSRWAGEVFGYAPVTRLYHDRYHLPIMHTETNCDEGPNGDEAERWLWKQWAGLMHLRQEGIPVLGFTWYSLTDQIDWDVALREKRGVVNPRGLFDLDRKPRAVGHAYARLIKNWKGVLTSHDSCLQPTLAAAS, encoded by the coding sequence ATGCTGGACGTCCTCGAGCCGTTCCACAGGATAACCGGCGTATCGCCACCCCGGGAGGCGCAACCCCGGTTCATGTTTGCGACCGGCATCGAGAACAGCGCTCCTAAAACCGGCGGCGGCCGTACGCGTCGCGACCAGCTGGCCGAATGTGGACATTACGACCGCTGGCGCGAAGACTTCGCGCTCGTCCGCGATATCGGGTGCACATACCTTCGCTACGGGCCGCAGTTTCATCTCACCATGCTCGGCGCCGGCCACTACGACTGGTCGTTCGCGGACGAGGCGTTCGCGGCGCTCAACCGCCAGGGCACGGTACCGATCGTCGACCTCTGCCACTTCGGACTTCCCGACTGGCTCGGCGATTTCCAGAATCCGGAATTTCCGGAGTTGTTCGCGCAGTACGCGATGGCGTTCGCGTGCCGATTTCCGTGGGTGCAGCTCTATACCCCGGTGAACGAGATGTTCATCACCGCGGTGTTCTCCGCCAAATACGGCTGGTGGAACGAGGAGGCCAAAGACGATCGCTCCTACGTGACGGCGATCAAGAACATCGTTCGCGCCAACGTGCTTGCCATGCGGGCAATCCTGAAAGTGCGGCCAGACGCGCTCTTTATCCAGTCCGAATCGACCGAGCATTTCCATGCGGAATGTCCCGACGCAATGCATCATGCCGAGTTCCGGAACGCCGAGCGCTTCTTGACCCTGGATCTGAATTACGGCCATCGGGTCGACAGCGCCATGTACGAGTTCCTCCTGGATAACGGCATGACTCGGGATGAGTATCATTTCTTCCTGTCGCAGAACCTGCGTCGCCACTGCATCATGGGCAATGACTGGTATGCCACCAACGAGCATCTGATCCACGCCAACGGTCAGAGTCGGTGGGCGGGAGAGGTGTTCGGCTACGCCCCCGTGACGCGCCTCTACCATGACCGCTATCACCTTCCGATCATGCACACCGAGACGAATTGCGACGAGGGTCCGAATGGCGACGAGGCCGAGCGCTGGCTTTGGAAACAGTGGGCCGGACTCATGCATCTTCGGCAAGAGGGCATCCCCGTTCTCGGCTTTACCTGGTATTCCCTGACCGACCAGATCGACTGGGACGTGGCGCTCCGCGAGAAGCGGGGGGTGGTCAATCCCCGAGGCCTGTTCGACCTTGATCGCAAACCGCGCGCAGTCGGACACGCCTATGCGCGGCTGATCAAGAACTGGAAAGGGGTCCTGACCAGTCATGATTCCTGCCTGCAGCCGACACTTGCGGCGGCAAGCTAG
- a CDS encoding SDR family NAD(P)-dependent oxidoreductase, producing the protein MIHDLSGKVAIVTGSSKGIGAGIAERLAAQGASVVVNYSRSAEDAARVVDRIVAKGGVAFAIKADIANPAEIQPFVDAAIARFGRLDILVNNAGIYKIDTLDTLTAASFDEHYNLNVRGLLLMTQAAARVLSEGSVVVNISSGLAKSPYPMVHVYCSTKGAVDTLTRSLAMELGPRKIRVVGIAPGFTATEGNAESAKGMTDILVAKTLLGRIGEPADIAAAVAFAVSADALWVTGTTIDVAGGMVF; encoded by the coding sequence GTGATCCATGATTTGAGCGGAAAAGTGGCCATCGTTACCGGCTCTTCCAAGGGAATCGGTGCCGGCATTGCCGAGCGCCTTGCAGCGCAGGGCGCTTCTGTAGTGGTCAATTATTCACGTTCGGCGGAAGACGCCGCGCGCGTCGTCGATCGCATCGTCGCCAAGGGCGGCGTTGCGTTCGCTATCAAGGCGGACATTGCAAACCCTGCAGAAATCCAGCCGTTCGTCGATGCCGCGATCGCGCGCTTCGGCCGCCTTGACATCCTCGTCAACAACGCCGGCATCTACAAGATCGATACGCTCGATACACTCACGGCTGCGAGTTTCGACGAGCACTACAACCTCAATGTCCGAGGCCTTCTTCTGATGACGCAGGCTGCAGCCCGCGTGCTTTCCGAGGGTAGTGTTGTCGTCAACATCAGTTCGGGTCTGGCGAAAAGCCCCTACCCGATGGTCCATGTCTATTGCTCGACCAAGGGCGCCGTGGATACGCTGACCCGATCGTTGGCAATGGAACTCGGCCCGCGCAAGATCCGCGTCGTCGGCATCGCGCCTGGCTTCACCGCGACCGAAGGCAACGCCGAGTCAGCCAAGGGAATGACGGACATCCTGGTTGCGAAGACATTGCTCGGCCGCATCGGAGAGCCTGCCGACATCGCCGCAGCGGTGGCGTTCGCGGTCTCTGCCGACGCATTGTGGGTGACCGGCACCACGATCGACGTTGCGGGTGGCATGGTGTTCTGA
- a CDS encoding LysR family transcriptional regulator has product MKRDDLNDLAALVAVADAASFTLAAARLGMSPSALSHAIKGLEARLGVRLLARTTRSVAPTAAGDRLLATLRPALASIDSELTALSGLRDKPAGTVRISTFRQAADTAVWPMLPAFLEANPNIIVEMTIDDALIDIVADRYDAGIRFGELVDKDMIAVRVGPDIVSAVVGSPSYLARNKPPRVPQDLSQHRCIGYRNSTSGGLYPWEFEKGGRALQVRVDGPLILNDSRFILAAALAGVGLAYAFEADVVDNLAAGHLVRVLKDWSWTAPGYHLYYPKQRHASPALMAFVDAIRFRPDQRRP; this is encoded by the coding sequence ATGAAGCGGGATGATCTGAACGATTTGGCGGCGCTCGTCGCCGTAGCGGACGCCGCCAGTTTTACGCTGGCCGCTGCCAGACTTGGGATGTCGCCATCGGCGCTCAGTCACGCGATCAAGGGGCTGGAAGCCAGGCTTGGTGTTCGCCTTCTCGCACGAACGACCCGGAGCGTCGCGCCGACGGCGGCCGGCGATCGGCTGCTCGCCACCTTGCGCCCCGCTCTGGCCAGTATCGATTCCGAGCTGACGGCTCTCAGCGGCCTGCGCGACAAACCAGCAGGAACAGTGCGCATCTCCACCTTCCGTCAGGCAGCGGACACTGCGGTCTGGCCGATGCTGCCGGCCTTCCTTGAGGCCAACCCCAACATCATCGTCGAAATGACGATCGACGACGCCCTGATAGATATTGTCGCCGATCGCTACGACGCCGGCATTCGCTTCGGCGAGTTGGTCGACAAGGACATGATCGCTGTTCGCGTCGGGCCTGATATCGTATCGGCCGTGGTCGGCTCGCCGTCCTATCTTGCACGAAACAAGCCGCCACGCGTGCCCCAGGATCTATCGCAGCATCGATGCATCGGTTATCGCAACAGCACCTCGGGCGGGCTCTACCCCTGGGAGTTCGAGAAGGGTGGTCGTGCGCTTCAGGTGCGGGTCGATGGGCCGCTGATCCTGAACGATAGCCGTTTCATTCTCGCCGCCGCGCTCGCGGGTGTAGGACTGGCCTATGCCTTCGAGGCCGATGTCGTCGATAATCTGGCGGCAGGGCATTTGGTCCGGGTGCTGAAGGACTGGAGTTGGACCGCGCCCGGCTACCATCTCTATTACCCCAAGCAACGGCATGCATCTCCTGCGCTCATGGCTTTCGTCGATGCGATCCGGTTCCGACCTGACCAGCGGCGTCCATGA